AACCGTTGTAAATGCGGTTGACCTTCACGCCCTCCCGCTGCTCGAACTCCTGAATGGTCTTTTCTATGGCCGGCCGCAACATGGCGCCAGCGTACAACGTCAGCTCCGGCGTTTCGCTCCAGGGGTCCCCGCCTTCCGCCCGGTATCCATGTCGGGCCAAAACCGGCGCGCCCCGGTCCCGCGCCGCCAGGTAACGCGCAAACCGCAAGGCCGCCGTGGGCTGCTGGCTCGCCGTCAACACCCCCACCACCACCTGCGCCCGGCACTCCGCCAGCTCCGGCACCGGCACGGCCTCCAGCTCCGGATACTGCGCCAGCAACGCGTCAAAAATAAACCCGGCATCCACCGTCCCCAGCTTGATATCGTTGGCCACGTCATTCACCGTGGGTTTATAGACGCGCGTGCGCCCGGCCACGGCCTCCCAATGGCCCGCTTTTTGCAGCGCCTGCTGCGTCAACCGCCCCACCGCCGTCGCTTCGGCACTCGCCTGCGCCAGGCTGACCGTGGGCGCGCGCAAATCCGCCAAGCTGCGCAGGTTCTTGGGATTGCCCCGGCGCACCGCCAGCACCACCTGCATCCTGGCCAGCGGGATTGTTTCGGCCACCAGACCTTTCTCCCGCGCCAGTTGGATGTATGAATCATCCCCCGGCAGGTACAAATCGCCCCGCCGGGCCACCTCCAGCGCCGCCAGCATCGTCTGCGAGCCCCCAAATTGAAGTTGCACCGGCACGCCGTAGAGCTTTTGGTATTCGCGCGCGAGCTCCTCCACTGGCGGCTTCAACCCCGCCGCGCAATACACCACCAGCGGCGGGCCGCCCGGAAGCGCGGAAGCCGGCGCCCGCAGGAGCTGCCACACCAGCAACCCCATCACCACCGCCGACACCACCGCCACCAACAGGGCGGGACTCAGCCTTCCTCGTTCACAAGGCCCGGGCCTCTCACTGTGCCTGACGCGCATGTATCTTTTTATACCAAAGACTCCCTGCGCCTGGAATCAAATCCGGCGGACTCGCGGCCGAGCATCGCGCAGGCGCCCGGGCACACCGCACCCCTGGCAGGCGGGCTTCCCCGCCCGCCCACGCCACCGGGACATCCCCTCCGCGCGCGCCGGCCCGCTGGCAGCCTAATCCAGCACCGGGTCGCTGCCGTCGAGCATCTTCACCTTGTTGTGTTTGAAGTACTCGCGGGTGAGCGCCTTCACCATGGTGGCGCGCTGGTCATACAGCCGGCGCAGTTTGCGCGGCTTGTGCTTGGCCAGCGCGTAATGTGTGAAGAGGGGCATGGCGATGGTGGTATCCGTGTAGCACACCACCGCGTCGGGCAGCCGGTCCGGGTCCACCTTGCCCCAGCTCACCGCCTCGCTGGGCGTGGCGCCGGACAACCCGCCGGTATCCGGGCGCGCGTCCGTAATCTGGAAGAAATAATCCTGCCCGTATTCTTTGATGCGCAGCACTTCCTGGATTTGCGGCTCGGTCTGCAACATGAAATTCTTCGGGCTGCCGCCGCCCCACAACACCACGCCGCTCTTGCCCCCCGAGCGCTTGGCCGCGAGCACAAACGCCGTGGTCTCGTTCACGTCAATCGAGGGATTGATGCGCAGCTTGTTGCCGCGCAGCTCCACCCCGGCCACGTTCATGCCGATGGTGGAATCGCCCGGCGAGGAGGTGTAGCACGGCACGCCGGCACGGTACGCCGCCGCCAGCACCGACACGTCCTTCAAACCCGCCTTGCGCTCCCATTCCGCGCAGTACCGGCCCAGCAGATAATGCAGCTCGGCCGTGCCCATCTCCTTTTGAAACTCCGGCTGAATCAGAATGGAACGCAGAATTTCATCGGTGGCCATCAGACAGTCGCTGTAGCCGATGAGCACATCATAAATGCGCACAATGTCATTCTGCCGCAGCTCGGTGTCGTCCAGCTTGAAGCTGCCCACCCGCACCGGGAAGTTCAGCGCAAAGTGCATGTCGTGGTACAAAATGGCGCCGGTGGACACAATCCAGTCCACAAACCCCGCCTTAATCAACGGGATGATGCACGAGCAACCCAGCCCCGCCGGCGTGAGCGCCCCCGAGAGGCTCATCCCGATGGTCACCTCCGGCTCGAGCATCTTTTGCACAAACAACTGGCACCCTTCCTTGAGCCGCGCCGAGTTGTAGGCCAGAAACACTTCGTCCACCAGGTACTCCACCGACTCCTTGCCGGTGAGGTTCTTGGGCAAAATGCGCTTGCCGGAAAGGTAGCGGTCCCGATGCGGGCATTTCTTTTTCTTGAGCCAGTCGGGCATGTCGCTCAAGTCTTCACGATAACGGCTGTGGCGTTTTTCTTTCATGTTATGTTTTTTATGACAAAGCCGGACTTAATGTACGTTCCGCCACGGGAAAGCAAATCTTTTTCGCGCCCCGCGCCCGGCCGGGCAGGGAAGGCCTGGCGCTTGCAGGCGGGGCCGCGGGCAAATCGGCCATTGTCAAAAAGCCGCGGGCTGGGGTAAGGTGCGGCATTGCATGCCGTCCGTGGCTGAACAATTGCGAACCGCGCGCGAAGCCCGCAAGCTGACCGTGCACGATGTGGCGGAGGCCACCAAGATCCGCACGGATCACATCCGCGCGCTGGAAGAGGGTAATTACGACGTCTTTGTGGCGCCGGTGTACATTCGCGGCTTTGTGCGCAGCATCGCCCGGCTCCTGCATTTGGAGGAGTCCGCCATCATGGCCGACCTCGAGGCCGAGCTGCAGCAAACCGAGAAGTTCAAGGAGCCGCCCCCGCTGACCAACGTCCCCCGCACGTGGGTGGATGTGCTGATGCTGCAATTTTCCCGCGTGCACTGGGGCATTGTGCTGCCCGTGCTCGTGGGCGCCGTCCTGGTGGTGGCGGCGGCGTGGGGATACCGGGTCTGGTGGCGCTACAAAAACACCGACCCGCTGGCCCCGCTGAAACCCGCCATGTACCAGCCCCGCCCGGATGCCCGGGATTTGTATTTGCCCTTGCCGTCCACCAACCCCCCGGCCCGGCCGCCCCGCGGCAAATGATGCATCCCGCCGGCGCCATTTTCCCCTTTTCCCCCCCATGCCATGCACGGCCAGGCGTTGCGCCCGCGGGTTTTCGGGGACATTCTATGCGCCATGAATGAGCTGGCCTCCAATCCGGCGCCGGCGGTGGGCTTGGTCTCGCTGGGGTGCGCCAAAAACCTGGTGGACGCGGAAATCATGCTGGGCGCGTTGTTGGGAGCGGGCATGAGCATCACCAATGACCCCGCCCGGGCGGATGTGCTGATTATCAACACCTGCTCCTTTATTGACGCCGCCCAGGAGGAAAGCGTGGACACCATCCTCGAATACGCCGCCCAGCGCGACCGCCTCCGCCCCGCCCAGGGACTCATTGTCTCCGGCTGCCTCCCGCAGCGGCATCGCGAAGAATTGCCGCGCCTGCTGCCGGAGGTGGATGTGTTCATGGGCGTGGACCAGGTGGCCCAGGTGGCCGAGCTGGTGCAGCAGGCCCTGCGCCATCGGGCCGCCCAACTGGCCACCACCCCGCGCCGCGCCAATCGCCAGCAGCTCCTGGCGCGCCTGGCCGAGCTGGGCGCCGGCGAACCCGCCGAAGCCCGGGCCGAAATCCGCCAGCCCGCCGAAGACCGGCACGGCCGCCGGCCTCCCACCAGGGTAACTCTGGCGCCGCCCCCGCCCGCCGTGCAGGTGCATTTGCGCCCGCGCTACATTCCCGATTATGCCACGCCGCGTTTCCGGCTCACGCCACGCCATTTTGCGTATGTCAAAATTGCCGAGGGCTGCAATCACCCGTGCAGCTTTTGCATCATTCCCCGCCTGCGCGGCAGCTACCGGAGCCGTCCGCTGGAGGACGTGGTCCAGGAGGCCCGCCAGTTGGTGGCCGAAGGCTGCCGGGAGCTGAACCTGATTTCGCAGGACACCACTTACTACGGGCGCGACTGGCGGCGGGCGGCCACGGCGGCGGCGGCGGAGACGCCGGACTTGTGCGCGCTCCTGCGGGCGCTGAACGCCCTCGAGGGGGATTTCTGGATACGCCTCCTCTACACCCATCCGGCGCATTGGACGGAGGAACTGATTCAGACCATCGCCGACTGCCCCAAAGTGGCCCGCTACGC
This is a stretch of genomic DNA from Fontisphaera persica. It encodes these proteins:
- a CDS encoding substrate-binding domain-containing protein, which gives rise to MRVRHSERPGPCERGRLSPALLVAVVSAVVMGLLVWQLLRAPASALPGGPPLVVYCAAGLKPPVEELAREYQKLYGVPVQLQFGGSQTMLAALEVARRGDLYLPGDDSYIQLAREKGLVAETIPLARMQVVLAVRRGNPKNLRSLADLRAPTVSLAQASAEATAVGRLTQQALQKAGHWEAVAGRTRVYKPTVNDVANDIKLGTVDAGFIFDALLAQYPELEAVPVPELAECRAQVVVGVLTASQQPTAALRFARYLAARDRGAPVLARHGYRAEGGDPWSETPELTLYAGAMLRPAIEKTIQEFEQREGVKVNRIYNGCGILVAQMKAGQRPDAYFACDKSFLTMVEDLFEPGEDISSNPIIILVPKGNPKGIRELRDLGRPGLRVGVAHEQQSTLGALTRRMLLAHGLYELIRPNVKVESATGDFLVNQLRAGSLDAVIVYVSNGALVAHETESLPIALPEAFAIQPMAVGKQARYPQLAARLHERIRAAESRQRFVELGFGWRLGPHPVEPKMPPPPPPGP
- a CDS encoding homospermidine biosynthesis protein yields the protein MKEKRHSRYREDLSDMPDWLKKKKCPHRDRYLSGKRILPKNLTGKESVEYLVDEVFLAYNSARLKEGCQLFVQKMLEPEVTIGMSLSGALTPAGLGCSCIIPLIKAGFVDWIVSTGAILYHDMHFALNFPVRVGSFKLDDTELRQNDIVRIYDVLIGYSDCLMATDEILRSILIQPEFQKEMGTAELHYLLGRYCAEWERKAGLKDVSVLAAAYRAGVPCYTSSPGDSTIGMNVAGVELRGNKLRINPSIDVNETTAFVLAAKRSGGKSGVVLWGGGSPKNFMLQTEPQIQEVLRIKEYGQDYFFQITDARPDTGGLSGATPSEAVSWGKVDPDRLPDAVVCYTDTTIAMPLFTHYALAKHKPRKLRRLYDQRATMVKALTREYFKHNKVKMLDGSDPVLD
- a CDS encoding helix-turn-helix domain-containing protein; its protein translation is MAEQLRTAREARKLTVHDVAEATKIRTDHIRALEEGNYDVFVAPVYIRGFVRSIARLLHLEESAIMADLEAELQQTEKFKEPPPLTNVPRTWVDVLMLQFSRVHWGIVLPVLVGAVLVVAAAWGYRVWWRYKNTDPLAPLKPAMYQPRPDARDLYLPLPSTNPPARPPRGK
- the rimO gene encoding 30S ribosomal protein S12 methylthiotransferase RimO, with product MNELASNPAPAVGLVSLGCAKNLVDAEIMLGALLGAGMSITNDPARADVLIINTCSFIDAAQEESVDTILEYAAQRDRLRPAQGLIVSGCLPQRHREELPRLLPEVDVFMGVDQVAQVAELVQQALRHRAAQLATTPRRANRQQLLARLAELGAGEPAEARAEIRQPAEDRHGRRPPTRVTLAPPPPAVQVHLRPRYIPDYATPRFRLTPRHFAYVKIAEGCNHPCSFCIIPRLRGSYRSRPLEDVVQEARQLVAEGCRELNLISQDTTYYGRDWRRAATAAAAETPDLCALLRALNALEGDFWIRLLYTHPAHWTEELIQTIADCPKVARYADMPLQHIHEVMLERMRRETSRAYIEDLLARIRAGIPGIALRTTFIVGFPGETEARFAALVDFVRKVRFERLGVFAYSREAGTRAAQMRGQVPAAERQRRRELLMAAQHEVAREVAAGFVGRTLRVLVEGEATARQLQAARVDSWEHGLLREADAGARRLRGRYAVARGEADAPDIDGRVYIRGGPLPPGEFATVRIVGHTDYDLMAELEGGNARHESAQ